CCATCGCCCCCAGTGCCCGTGTCTCATGCAGACCCCGACCCTCGGCGGGATGCCCGGGCCGACCCCCAGGGACCGAGCGGTGAGGAACTGGCCCGCGGAAAGCCCACCCGAGCCTGCGGCTTTGCAAACCCCTCGCCTGCTGGACTGTCGCCCCGGGATGTGGGTGTCCGGCGGCAACACTTCAAGAACAGCGTCAAAGTGCGGGTGTCCACGGAGGCcgccagccccctctccccgccggctgcccccccgccccccatccccgTTGGGAAGAAGAAGCCCCTGTCCCGGGCACCCCAGTTTCCTGCCCTGGGTAGAGGAAGTCGTGCCGCAGACAGTAAGCCACCGCCTCAAGTTTCCACACAGGCCACAGCGCGGCTGGACACCTACTGCGTACCCTCCAGCAGCAACCAGGGGGCCAAGGAGAAAGAGGCCGTGGGTCAGCGTGGGGCCCCTTTCATCCCCATCTCCTGCTCTGCTCAGCTGCTACAAGTGACGGAGGAAGAACAGCCAGAAGGACGCGGCAAGGAAGGGGACCCCGACGATCCTCCCTGGGGCACCCCAGCCCGAGAATGGGGCGCACTGGGTAATGGAGTAAGAGGCGGGAGGATTTCACCCTCCGAGCCTTCTTGAGAACAGATGCTTCTGTGGAACTTTGCTGAAGCGGCCGAGGGTCAGGATTCCTGGGCGTTCCCCGAGGAAGAGGTCTGATGGACAAACCAGGAGATGGATGCGTTTGATCCAAGCTTTCCAGAGGGAGCAAAGTCTGGCCAGTCAGGACTTCTCAGTTATCCTGAGACAAATGGacagaatttggggtgggggccgcagtgtcccctctagcagggatttccagatgttgttgactaccactcccagaatccccagctgcaacggcttttgcttggggattctgggagttgtagtcaaccacatctgggaatccctgtgagagggagcgCCGGTGGGGAGGGGAATCTTCAAATGGCTGCAAAACTTTAAAATGTTGTGTCCGCCTGCGTTTTGTTCTGTGTTCCCTATTATGGATTCTGTTGGACGCGGGGTTTTCAGGAGCAAAAATGTAAAAACGAAAAAAGCATTGGGCAAGTTGGTGCCCTAACACATTAATTATCCTTCCAGGCTGAATTTCAGAAGCAAAATGTGCAAACCTTCGAAAATTCAAGAGGTCGCATTGGACAATGGTATAAAATGTTAATGAtgcaaaatgtaattttaaaaaaaaattagcccACAACAGTAATCTGAGAACCATGGAACAATTGCTCCAGGGTCCTTGTCAGGTGGAGGAACCCCTTCCACTCCCTGTCTAGCCTACTCTTTCAATAGTCAGTGCAAGTGCATTGCACCTGGAAacctgtgcacctggaggttccCTTTAGCTATCATGACTATTCACTGTTGAGGGCTCTCTCCTCCTCtgtgaatgtgtctaatcccctttcaaagccatctaagctagtggccatcacacgttgtggcagtgagttccacaggttGATTGCATATTGTGCTTGTTGTGC
The Hemicordylus capensis ecotype Gifberg chromosome 14, rHemCap1.1.pri, whole genome shotgun sequence genome window above contains:
- the RIN1 gene encoding ras and Rab interactor 1; amino-acid sequence: MTGNPIYDYPEPYANPRRGAVASPQKISLVGRLRLTQPVWLQLGINSATALHILQQEPPGTFLVRRSNTRQCQVLCLRLPDNSSPAFVTTYGLCQEPTAISLEGSNLTFPSLLHLIAASCSAPDILPLSLRLPQPIWKASSCQQLEAIAHLGLEFWSSSLNAKGLSRPSPPVPVSHADPDPRRDARADPQGPSGEELARGKPTRACGFANPSPAGLSPRDVGVRRQHFKNSVKVRVSTEAASPLSPPAAPPPPIPVGKKKPLSRAPQFPALGRGSRAADSKPPPQVSTQATARLDTYCVPSSSNQGAKEKEAVGQRGAPFIPISCSAQLLQVTEEEQPEGRGKEGDPDDPPWGTPAREWGALGNGVRGGRISPSEPS